One region of Osmia lignaria lignaria isolate PbOS001 chromosome 7, iyOsmLign1, whole genome shotgun sequence genomic DNA includes:
- the LOC143305430 gene encoding uncharacterized protein LOC143305430, translating to MGTAAKKPTAKRTTAGTTHPPATRKHRTAGGKASKEATKKPRLARSPNTSAVTLTVAPGAKTCSKAMLRARQEVDLAEIGITDLRPRRVATGGLVLEIAGTERVAKAVALASRLRTVFYRSEEVRVSCPVKMGEVRLIGLEESVAREEAAAAVVTAGGCTAADVKVGEIRTPPRGLERVWMSCPLTSANKLVGVGRLRVGWSSSRDRCFNCGDPNHRASGCTAPPRCPLYTDSGRPAGHRMGTFRSPRRRGGGRSPRQRRRARSSTRLIRPLGWWAPATREQLWRQRPFLQANINHSVGAQDIFMQTQAE from the coding sequence ATGGGGACCGCGGCAAAGAAGCCAACGGCAAAGAGGACGACGGCCGGGACGACCCATCCCCCGGCCACACGAAAGCATAGGACCGCGGGGGGCAAGGCGTCCAAGGAGGCTACGAAGAAGCCCCGCCTTGCCCGCTCTCCCAACACATCGGCGGTCACCCTAACGGTCGCGCCGGGGGCCAAGACCTGCAGCAAGGCCATGCTTCGGGCCAGGCAGGAGGTCGATCTTGCGGAGATCGGCATCACCGATCTACGGCCCAGGCGCGTGGCCACGGGTGGTCTCGTCCTGGAGATCGCCGGGACGGAGAGGGTGGCCAAGGCAGTGGCCCTGGCTAGCCGCCTCCGGACCGTGTTTTACCGGTCGGAGGAGGTAAGAGTATCGTGTCCGGTTAAGATGGGCGAGGTTCGCCTGATCGGGCTTGAAGAGTCCGTTGCCCGAGAGgaggcggcggcggcggtggtaaCCGCCGGCGGTTGCACCGCGGCGGACGTGAAAGTGGGTGAGATTCGCACTCCGCCCCGCGGTCTAGAAAGGGTTTGGATGAGTTGCCCCCTGACCTCGGCCAACAAGTTGGTCGGTGTGGGGAGACTGAGGGTGGGGTGGTCCTCATCTCGGGATCGCTGTTTCAATTGCGGCGATCCGAACCATCGAGCCAGCGGCTGTACGGCCCCTCCACGGTGCCCCCTCTACACTGATTCTGGGCGGCCCGCGGGGCACAGGATGGGGACCTTTCGATCTCCTCGAAGAAGGGGGGGGGGAAGAAGCCCGCGGCAGCGACGGCGCGCGCGAAGCAGCACCCGGCTGATTCGTCCACTGGGGTGGTGGGCCCCAGCAACGCGGGAGCAGCTGTGGAGGCAGCGTCCGTTCTTGCAGGCCAACATCAACCACTCGGTCGGGGCACAGGACATTTTTATGCAAACCCAGGCCGAGTAG